The genomic DNA ATCTTAGTGTGTTTTCTGGCCACCGGCTCGCTGGCAGGTTGCACGACCAAAACACCGCAGCAGAAAAAAACGGCCCATCTCAAACGTAAAAGCAAGCTCGGCAACCTGCCCTGCCCCTGCGACTCTAATTAATCCTGTTTACCTGTAAATAATGAAGAAGATAGTAATCGCGTTAGACGGCCATTCCTCGTGCGGTAAAAGTACCACAGCCAAAAGAGTGGCAGCAGAACTCGGCTACGCCTACATCGATACCGGCGCCATGTACCGGGCGGTTACCTTATACTTTCTTCAAAACCACGTTTCGCTCACAAACCCCAAAGAGATAAACGACGCCCTGCAGCACATCGATATCTCGTTTCATTATAACCCAAAAAACGGCCGTAACGAAACCTACCTCAATGGCCTGAACGTGGAAGACGAGATCCGCAAAATGTATATCTCCAACCAGGTGAGCGAAGTGAGCGTAGTGCCTGAAGTGCGCCATGCCATGGTAGCCCAGCAACAAAAGATGGGCCGCAAACGGGGCGTGGTGATGGACGGGCGCGATATAGGCACGGCTGTTTTTCCGGATGCGGAAGTGAAAATATACATGACCGCGGATGTGGATACGCGTGCCCGCCGCCGGCAGATGGAGTTATTGGAAAAGAGCCAACTCGTAAACCTGGAGGAAATCCGGGCGAACCTGCAGAAGCGCGACCACATCGACTCTACCCGCAAGGAGAGCCCGCTGCGCCGCGCCGAAGATGCCGACCTGCTCGATACCTCGTACATGACGGTAGACGAACAGGTAGATTTTGTGCTGCAAAAAGTTGCTTCCAAGATACTGGAAGAAGCCCATGCAGTTAAACGGAACGAAGCGTAAGACATGAACATTACGATAGACAAAAATTCAGGCTACTGCTTTGGCGTTGAGTTCGCCATCCAGATGGCCGAGGATGAAATGGAAACCTGCGACGAGCTGTATTGCCTCGGCGATATTGTACACAATGGCATGGAGGTGCAACGCCTCTACGAAAAAGGCCTCCGCATTATTGACCGTCAGCAGCTCGAAGAGTTGCATGATTGCAAGGTGCTGATCCGGGCGCACGGCGAGCCGCCTGAAACTTACCGCGTAGCGCTGGAAAACAATATCGAGCTCATCGATGCCTCCTGCCCTGTGGTGCTGAAGCTGCAGAACCGCGTAAAGCACGCCTTCGACAGCAAGCGCAACGACAATGGCCAGATCGTGATCTACGGGCAGGTGGGGCATGCCGAAGTGATCGGCCTGGCCGGACAGACCCGCGACGAAGCCATCATCGTCACCACCGAAGCCGACCTGGATAAAATTGATTTCAAACGGCCCGTTACGCTCTTTAGCCAGACCACCAAGAGCACCAAAGGCTTTTACCACATCAAGGCTTTAATTGAGGAACGCATCCGGCAGGCGAACCAAGACAGCACGCTACCCGACTTTGACGCCAACGACAGCATCTGCCGCCAGGTATCGAACCGCGAGCCGCAACTGGCCCGCTTTGCCACCGAGCACGACGTGCTGGTTTTTGTAAGCGGCAAAAAAAGCTCTAACGGTAAGGCGCTCTACAGCGTATGCAAGCAGCATAACCCCAACAGCTACTTTATCGAGAACGAAGAAGAGCTGGAGCGGGCGTGGTTTGCCAATGCCCAAAGCGTGGGTATCTGCGGCGCCACCTCTACCCCCATGTGGCTCATGGAGCAGGTAGCCAGGGGTATTGCCGCTTTCGATACGGCCGCCGTTCAGTAAACGCAGCGCTTATACTATACAGCAATTTTGCTACATTTAGGCTTTGCTCCGGCAAAGCCTTTTTTGTGACTTCACCCAATGAAACGATTATTCCGCTATTTTTTGAACGGGCTGCTGATCATGGCGCCTATTACGATTACGATCTGGATCGTGGTGGCCGTGATCGACTGGCTCGATTCCCTTTTTGCCCTCGGCATACCGGGGCTGGGCATCCTGCTGATGGTGCTGCTGCTTACGCTGGTGGGCTTTATCGGCTCTTCCTTTTTTGTAAAGCCTTTCTTCATCATCATGGAGCGCATGCTAACCAAAGTGCCGCTGGTGAGCATTATCTATACAAGTATAAAAGACCTGTTTGATGCCTTTGTAGGCGATAACCAGAAGTTTAACAAGCCGGTGCTGGTAAAGATGGCGGAAGACTCGGATAACCTGAAACTGGGTTTTGTAACGCAGGACGCGCTGACAAGTATAATGATCGAGGACAGGGTGGCGGTATACTTTCCGCACTCTTATAACTTCTCGGGGGAGCTGTTTCTGATCCCGGCCCGAAACGTAACCTACCTGGACCTGCCAAGCAGCGAAGTGATGAAATTTATCGTATCAGGCGGCGTTTCTAAACTTTAAGGAGTTAGAAAGTTAGAAGGTTATAAAGTTAAAAAGTGATAAAAAATGATTTATACTTTGCCTTTCCTAGCGCAAGCGTCCGCTTGTGCCTCCCTGTTTTGAACCAGTAGCTTTGGTAACTTGCAGACTGGGCACAAACGGACGCTAACGTCAGAGTGCGTATAAAACTGAGTGCCTTCAACTCTCTAACTTTCTAACCTTCTAACTTTCTAACTTCCCAACTTTCTAACTTCCCCAATTGCCTTACCTGCTCCATAACCGATCCAAGCTCCACTACCGCGTTATCGGGCACGGCAGCCGGGTATTGCTGGCCTTTCATGGGTATGGGCAGAGCAGCGCCTATTACCAGCCAATGGAGAAAGCACTAGGCAGCGAGTACACGATCTACGCCTTCGACCTGTTCTTTCATGGGCACAGCCAGCTGCACAAGCATACCACGCCGCTTACCAAGGATTTGCTGCAGGCCTTTATAACGCACTTTTTAGACAAGTATAAAGTGGAGCGGTTCTCAGTAATGGCCTTTAGTATGGGCGGTAAGTTTGCCCTCACGCTGGCAGAGCGCATGCCCGAGCGCCTCGAGGAGCTGTTTCTGATCGCCCCGGACGGCATCAGCACCAGTTTCTGGTACAACATTGCCACCTATCCTGGTTGGTTGCAGCAGCTCTTTAAGCGCACCGTGCTCAAGCCGGCGCCTTTCTTTACGCTGCTCCAGGTGCTGGGCAAGTATAACCTGGTGCACAAAAGCCTGGTGCGCTTTGCCCGTTTCCAGATGGATACCACCCCCAAACGCCTGCGCATCTACCGCAGCTGGATCGGCTTCCGTAACCTGTCCTTCGATATCCGCAACATTGTGGCGCAACTCAACAGGCACCAGGTGCCGGTCACCATGTTTCTGGGGGAGTTCGACCAGGTTATTTCGCCCCGGCGCGTGGGCGTTTTCGTAAAGGCGCTGACACATGGCAAGCTGGTGCTACTAAAAACGGGCCATACCCATTTGCTGCAGGAAGTAGCAGAGCTGCTGCACCGCAAACGCTCCGGAAATAACTAACACCATAGCCCACTTTATACTTCTCCGGCAGCCCTGTTCCCGCAGCATCCCGACAACATTGTATTTTTGTTGTAGTATACATAGCTTACAGTTCCGAAGCCCTGCCTGCAACAGGCACGGCTAGAGCTAAAAGCTATACTTTGTCGTCCTTCAATTTCAAACGATCACTTTATGAAAAAACATTCTGGCCTCATCCTGTCCTTTATTACGATGATGGTTGTCAGCGTCGGCTGCTCAAGCAACGATACGTCTAACAAAGAGGAAGCTACTGCTAACAAAGAAGAAGTTACTAAAACCGGCCCAACGGAAAACCAGCAGGCCGAAACCGAGGAGCCAGCCGTAAGCCTGCCTTCGGGCCCTGTGGATAAAGACCTGGAGCGCATCAAACTGCCCGCTGGTTTCCGCATTGATTATTATGCCAAGGATGTGGAAAATGCCCGCTCCATGGCCATGAGCCCGTCCGGTATTCTGTTTGTGGGCACGCGCAGCAACGACAAGGTGTTTGCCGTGATCGACAAGGATAAAGACGGTAAAGCAGACGAAGTGGTAGTGGTAGCCTCAGGGCTGAACACGCCCAACGGAGTGGCCCTGAAAGACGGTGATCTTTATGTGGCCGAGATCAACCGCATCCTCCGGTACCGGGACATCGAAAACACGTTCCGCAACAAACCCAAGTTTGAGGTAGTGAACGACAAGTTTCCGAGCGACGAGCACCACGGTTGGAAATACATCGCCTTCGGGCCCGATGGCAAATTATACGTGCCGGTAGGAGCGCCCTGCAACATCTGCAAATCTGAAAAGCCTATCTACGCCTCCATTACCCGCATGAATGCCGATGGTACCGGGCTGGAAGTATACGCGGCAGGCGTGCGCAACAGTGTGGGCATGGACTGGAACCCGGCTACCAAAGCTTTATACTTTACCGACAATGGCCGCGACATGCTGGGCGATAACACTCCGCCCGACGAGCTGAACCGCGCCACAGAAAAAGGCCAGAACTTTGGCTACCCCTACTGCCATGCCGGTACTATTTCAGATCCGGAGTTTGGCAAAGAGCACGACTGCAGCGAGTTTGTAAAGCCTGTCAGAACCCTGAGCCCGCACGGCGCCTCGCTGGGGCTTAAATTCTATACCGGCAACATGTTTCCGGCCGAGTATAAGAACCAGATCTTTATTGCCGAGCACGGCTCCTGGAACCGCTCGCAAAAGATCGGCTACCGCCTGATGCTGGCCCGCCAGGACGCAAACGGCAATGTGACCAGCTATGAGCCTTTCGCGCAGGGCTGGCTGGAAGGCCAGAAGGAGTGGGGCCGCCCGGTAGATGTGCTCGTGATGAAAGACGGCTCGCTGCTGGTGTCTGATGATGCCAACAATGCCATCTACCGCATCACGTATTCTAAATAAAACATGTCTGAATAAAGTATGAATGCTGACTTATGATCCGGGTGGCTTCCACCGCAATTCATAATTCAGCATTCATATTTGATAATTACCCCCTATCTTTAACCTCTGATGAAAGAGGAAAACAGTAAAAAATCAAAACCTGTAAGAAAGGTGATCGGGCGGCGGGAGCTTGTTTCTTTTCCCGAGCTCGATATTGATGAAATTGAGGCCAAGATTGATACCGGCGCGTATACGTCAGCTATTCACTGCTCTGATATTCAGGAGGAAGTACTGGCTGACGGCACCCGCATCATCAGCCTGGATTTGCTGGACCCCTCTCATCCGCAGTATAACCACAAGCGGCTGCATTTTGCCGAGTATAACCTGCGCGCTATAAAGAGCTCTTTCGGCGAGGTGCAGGAGCGGTTCGTGATCCGGACCAGGATCAAGTTTTTTGAAGAAGAGATTGAAGCAGAGTTTTCCCTCTCAGACCGTAGCGACATGAAGTACCCGGTGCTGATCGGGCGCAAGTTGCTCCGGGGGCGCTTTGTGGTGGATGTGGCCCGCAAGAATGTTGCCCGCAAGTATAAAATCAAACAGAAAAAGAAATAAACAGCCTATATGAAGATCGCTATTCTCTCCCGTAACCCAAAGCTCTATTCTACCCGCCGGTTGGTAGAAGCAGCCGAGCAACGGGGGCATCAGGCTATCGTACTCGACCACTTGCGTTGCGACCTTGTTATTGAGCAGGGCGACCCGCACATTTTATATAAAGGCGAGCGCCTTACCGGTGTAGACGTAATTATTCCGCGCATTGGCGCCTCGGTTACGTTTTATGGCACAGCCGTGGTGCGCCAGTTCGAAATGATGAAAATAAAAAGCGCCGTGGACTCACAGGCCATTGTGCGCTCGCGCGATAAGCTGCGCTCGTTCCAGATTCTGGGCAGGGCCAAGCTGGGTATGCCCAAAACAGCCTTTACTAACTACTCTAAAAACACCTCGGAGCTGGTAAGAGAAGTAGGTGGCGCGCCGCTGGTGATCAAACTGCTGGAAGGCACGCAAGGCCTTGGCGTGGTGCTGGCAGAAACGCAAAAAGCCGCCGAGTCGGTGATTGAAGCCTTTCATAACCTCAAAGCCCGCATTATTGTGCAGGAATTTATCTCCGAAGCCGGTGGTGCCGATATCCGGGCGTTTGTAGTGAACGGCGAAGTGGTGGGCGCCATGAAGCGGCAGGGCAAAGAAGGCGAGTTTCGTTCTAACCTGCACCGCGGCGGCAAAGCCATGCTCATCAAACTAACGCGACAGGAAAAAGCGGCCGCTCTGCTGGCTGCCAAATCGCTGGGCCTGGGTATAGCCGGGGTAGACATGCTGCAGTCCAAGCGCGGGCCGCTTATCCTGGAAGTGAACTCCTCGCCGGGACTGGAAGGCATCGAAAAGGCTACTCAGAAAGATATTGCCGCCAAAATTATCCAATATGTAGAAGGGCTTGCCCAGCGGAAGTCTAAAAAGAGCGTACAGGAATAGCATGCCCGAAACGATCGTTATCAACGGCAAAAGCATTGACCGGGGTGAAAAGGTGCTCACCAAGCTGGTGATCAGCAAGTTGCCCAGCGGTACCGTGATCGAGATCCCGGTTTATGTGTTCCGCTCGGTGCACGATGGCCCGGTGGTATTGCTGATGGCTGGCATGCACGGCGACGAGGTAAATGGCACCGAGATCATTCGCCGGATGCTTTCCAAAAAGATGCTCTACCCGCTCAAAGGCACCATCATTGCCATTCCCATACTTAATATTTACGGCTTTCTGAATTTCTCGCGCGAGGTGCCCGACGGCAAAGATGTGAACCGCAGCTTTCCGGGTAACCGCGATGGCTCGCTGGCCAGCCGTGTGGCGCACCGCTTTATGAAAGAGATCATGCCCTACGTGGATTATGGCCTGGACTTTCATACCGGTGGTTCGAGCCGCGCCAATTACCCGCAGATCCGGTGTGTGCTCAACGATTTTAAGAACGAGGAACTGGCCCGTGCCTTTGCGCCCCCGTTTATTCTGAACGCCGCTTACCGGCAGGGATCGCTGCGCAAGGAAGCGGCAAAATTAAACAAGCCTATTCTGGTGTATGAGACCGGCGAGAGCCTGCGCTTTGATGAAAATGGCATTGCCCTGGGAATTGAGGGCACCTGCCGGGTGTTGCACCACCTGGGCATGACGGCAAACCGCGCCACCCCCTTGGGCCCGCCGGTGATGTGCATGAAAGATCTTTGGTTGCGGGCCAAGAACGCCGGCCTTTGGCGCAGCTTTGTACCGCTGGGCGGGTACGTTAAAAAGAATCAGTACATCGGCAGCATCACCGACCCCTATGGCGAAATGGAAGTACGCCTGAACGCCCCGGCTACCGGATACGTAGTAGGGCTGCAGAACATGCCGGTAGTCAACCAGGGCGACGCACTGATGCACATTGCGTTTTGAGGGGTTGAATTGCTGGTTGTTAGTTGTTTATTGCTGTATTGTTTAATGGTTAAATTGCTGGGGTGTTGTATGAACCCGAGCTGGCGCAAGTGTTCAGCGCAGCGTTACTTGTGCCTTCGTATGGGGAAAGTCTTCATACTTGCGTGAGCCATACTTTATACTTCTCTGCTCGTTCGGGTTTGCAAACCGAGAGTATGTTGTTACAAGGATTTGTAATCCGGCTTTATACTTACCGCTGCATTTACACTTGCTGCTAAACCGGAATATAAAAAGAGAGGCCCCGCTACAAGTATAGCGGGGCCTCTCTTTTTTATCTAATTATTGATTCAACAATCAACAATTTAGCCATTCAACAATTCAACCTTTAGAACACATAGCGTACGTGCAGGGCGGTATCCCAGAAGCCGCCACCACGCGGTATGTTGATGTAAGGCTTCACGTCGGCACCAATGGTGAACGGAATGTCGCGGATGTAATATTCCAGGCCCAGTACGCCGTCTACCCCTACACCCATCACGTTGTCATCGTAGTAGCGGTCATGCTTGCGGTCATAATAGTAATGGCCGTCGTAAAAGCCGATGTGGCCACCCAGGCCATAGTACCATTGCAGGCCGCTTGTGTTAAAAGCCTGTGCATGCTTTTCGTATAGCACGGTGATAACGGTGCCTCTATACTTGAAGCTGGTGCTGATGATGCCTTCGATGGCAGCATCGCTCTTAATAAAATGCTTGATGGTAAGGCCCGAGGCTGCACCACCTCTTAAACCGATACCGGTGCTGTAACCACTCTGCGCCCGGGCACTTAAAGCTACTGAAAGCACCAGCATGAGGGCAAATAAACTGCGGAAAAGTATTTTCATGAACGTTATAAAGGGTTAAAAGTGCGTTGGCCGCAGCTGTGAGATATGCCTTGGCTACTACAAAATTAAAACTTCTAACGAAGTATCCTGCTTTTATTGTACCGCTGATTTACTTTTTGCTTTCGGCTTTGTAGTCCTGCAGGTAAATGGTTTTGCCGGTGCGCCGCCCGATGAGCTTGAAGAACGAGATAAACTGCTGCTTATCAAGGGAGAGGGCTTTGGCAAAAGGGTCCTGCTTGTGCTGGTGCTCAAAATCCTGGATATATTGCTTTCGGACCAGTTCGGCGCCATCGAGTGCCTGTGCCACTTCTACCTGTACCAGGCCTGTTTTCTCCCATAGCTTGCGCCACCAGCTTATCGTATGTATAAAGTACCAGTAGTGCTGGTAATCCTGCTGCAGGAAAGCGGGCACCTGGTCCAGGGTTTCTATCTCGGAGGTAAAGCATACATCGGCAATGGCAATGCGCCCTTCGGGTTTCAGAAAACGGCAGATGTAGGGCAGGTATTTCTCGTCGGTACCAAAGTACGTATAGGAGTCCACCACGATCACGGCATCGAAGTATTCCTCGGCAAAAGGCAGGGCGCGGGCATCCGCCTCCAGCGGAATGACCTGCTGCTGGCAACCTGCCGCGCAGATACGCGCATAGTTGTCGGAGGCAGAGATAGCCTCATCCACCGCCCACACGGTTACCCCGAACTCTTTGGCCAGAAAGATGGAGCTGATAGCTTTGCCGCAGCCCAGGTCCAGCACGCGCATGCCGGGTTTCAGAGGAAGGTCTTTGGTCAGGCTTTCCAGGTTCAGAAGTACGTTCTCGCCCATCGAGTGGCGCCGCACCCACTCCGGGTCGTAGCGGGAGGCCTTTGGGAAAACGTGTTGTAATTGCTGTGCTGCCATAAGTCCGGGTATCGTTCGTCGCATCGTCTTACGGAGGCGGGCACGCTACAGTTGGGTGCCCAGGCGGGCAATTTCGTCGGAGGGATGGATGTAGACGCCATGCTGGTTCAGGGAGGCCGCCTGCAGCATGGCCTGGGCTACTGTTTCGCCGGCAATGGGTTTATACTTCTTCAGCGGGCCAACCATCAGGTTGCTCAGGGGCAGCATCACTTTGGAGGCGATCTCCTCGCCGGAGCGGGTTTCCTCGCGCTCGCCCAGCAGCAGCGACGGCCGGAAAATATGCACTGTCTCCAGCCCCAGTTGCTGCACATCCTGTTCCATCTGGCCTTTAACCTTGTTATAAAAGATCATGGCATGGGCATTGGCTCCCATGGACGACACTACCAGGAACTGCGTGGCTCCTTTGGCGGCCGTTACCCGGGCCAGCTCTACCACATAAGTATGATCCACTTTATAAAAAGCTTCTTTTGAGCCCGCCTTTTTGATGGTAGTCCCCAAGCAGCAGAACACGTCATCGGCCACCATGTCGGGGGCAGCGGGTTTCAGATCATCAAAGTCAACGACGAGCTGCTCGAGCTTGGGATGAATGAGGGGCAGCTCCCGCCGGCCCACTGAAATAACCTGGCTATACCTGTCGCTTTTGAGCAACAGCTGCAGGCAGTGGCCACCAACCAAGCCGCTTCCACCGGCAATTAAAGCGGTTCGTACTTTTTGCATAAGGAGTTTTGACTTACGCAGAGAGTACGTTTTTAAGGGCTATATAGTCTATAAAGTATAGTAGTTTCACCGAAAAATTGTTGCTCTGCGGTGCCTGCAGGGTATGCGACATATTCTCGAGGTAGCGCGGTACCAATTCGGTTTTGCTGTCCTGGATGGCGTTCTTCCATACGACGCGCAGCTCACTGCCCGGCGCAAAACGCCAGCTGTAAACCAGGTCGATGTTGAAGAGGTTCAGGTTGATATCTTTAAAACCTGCCATGCTGCCGTTGCGCTCGGACGTGACCTGCTGCAACAAACCGTTCTGTGTGAGCTCATAAAACGAGTTGTAAGCTGCCTGCGACCAGTAATGGCGCATGTTCAGCATCAGCCCGGACTTCTCGCTGAAAATGTAAGCGCCCGAGAGCGTAGTGGTGAGCGTGGTTACCTGCCTGTCGCCGAAGATGGTATGGCGGGCGGCATCCTTGCCGGCATAGCCCAGGTCGTGGCGCTCTATACTATAGCTGTTGCCGTTGCTGAGCAGCAGCTTGTCGTTTACCCGGAAACGCGGCGTAAGGCCCAGCCACCACACCGACTGGTTGTAGCGGCGGGAGCGCCACAGGCCTGTGTTGGCATCCAGGGCCAGCCGCTTGCGGTAATCCGTGGAAAAGTTGCTGCTTACCTCAAAGGCGGGAGGCTTAACAAACACCTGCGGAAACGCCCGTGCTTCGTAGTAATCATAGGCATTTTCGGGCCGCACCGACCAGTTTATACCTACCCAGGTAAAATCGCGGAGCTTGGCCCCGGAGCTGCCGCTAAGGCCCCAGCTGGTAAAAGCGCGCGGCGCATACAGCATACTATGGTTCACGCTCAGGCGGTTGTTCCAGTTCAGGAACTTCCAGTAAGGCTGGTAGAGGTTGTAATTAACCTGTGCCGATGTGCTCACCTCGTTGTTGTTCTGCAGGTAGCCCAGGTCGTTAATATCGTAGGTATCCGATTCGGTGGTGTGGCGCAGGCTGTAGAGCAGGTTGCCGCTTATTTTGGCCAAGCTGATGTTGTACTGGTGGCCAAGCGCCACGTCGCCGTTAGTGTCTTTGCCGTAGAGCTGGCTCAGATTGCCGCCTGCTGCCACAGCAAAGGTGTTGGAGCGGTCGGCAAAGCGCACTTGCAGCCCCGACACGTTGGCATCGTACAAGTTGCTGCCGCGGGTTACGTTGGTGTTGGTAAAGGTGATGTAGGAGTTGCGTGGCAGCGTCTGGTCCAGCACAAACACGTTATAGTTGGTAGCCGGGTCGGTCAGGATCTCGCGGGTCTGTCCGGTTATCGAGTCCTGGGCGGTGGCAAACATGTTGCGCGTAATAGCATTGAAAATGCCGATGCCCAGGCCCCGGCGCGTGCGCCCTGATACTTTGGCCGCATTAACCAGGCTGCTCACCAACGGGTTTTCAACCAGGGCTTCACCTGCGTGCAGGCTGTCTGCGGCGGAGTTGTAGAGGATGGGCTTGCCCCCGATGCGGCGCGAGTAGAACAGGTTGGCTTTGTTAAACAGCTCGGTGCCTTCGGTAAAGAACTGCCGGTTCTCGCTATACTTCACCTCGAAAGGACTCAGGTTGAGTACCTTGTTGTCTGATGCGGTCTGCCCGAAATCGGGGATCAGGGTCACGTCCAGGGTAAAGGCGTCGTTGATGCCATACTTAACATCCATGCCGCCGTTTATAGCGTGGCTGGTAATCGGCTTATTTTCGGCATCACCTGAATACGTGCTCACATACCCCGACACGTACGGCGTAAACTGCAGGCGCACCGGCGACCGGAGCCCTTCGATGCCAATGGCGCGGCCTTCCTGGTTCACAAACCCTTCTACTGCATTATCCACATGGTTCCAGAACGATTTCTCGCGGGTGCGCCGGATCACACGCATAAAGTTGAGGCCCCAGGTCTGCACCTGCGCGTCCGGAAAGCGGATAGCTCCGTACGGAATGCGCAGCTCTACCGTCCAGCCATCTTCATTCAGTTTTACCTTACTGGCCCACACGGCATTCCAGTTCCAGTCCTCGCGCCCCTGCGAGAGCTTCATATCTGTTTGCACGCCCGCCGCCGATACCAGGAAGGCAAAGGCATTCTGCTTGTCGTTATACGTGTCGAGGTACACGCCAAACATATCGGCATTGGTCTCGCCCGAATCGCGGTTACCCAGCTGCGTCAGAATCGAATCCGGAGCGGTGTCGTGCAGTTTGGCCCCGATGTACACAGCATCATCGTCGTAGAGCAGGTATACGTCGGTGCGCTGGGCGGAAGGCTTACCGTTGAGCGGGTCGAAGCGGATAAAGTCTTTGGCAGGCTGGGCCTGCTGCCATACTTCGGGCTCAAGTTCGCCGTCCAGCACCGGTGCTGTGGCCGTACGCACAGCGGTGGTGGTTTTATACTTGCCCGCCTGAGCAAAAGAGACAAAGGAAGAAAGGAACGCTACGGCAAAAAGAAAAGGTACTACTTTGGAAAACATACGGTAAGGCCGGGCAGGGGAGCGCCCGGCTAAAATTAAGGTGATCGACTTGGTTTAAGCGTGTGCGGGTGAGAGGACGGGAGTGGGGCGCGCCGGGTGTGGCGGCCCCTAGCGCCTCAGGCGGATGCTGTCTTCGGAAAGCTCGATTTTGCCTTCGCGGTAGAGGCCGCCAATAGCGCGCTTAAAGGTTTTTTTGCTCATGCCCAGCAGCTTGTAAATGTCTTCGGGCGTGCTGCTGTCGGAGAGCGGGAGCCAGCCCGAGCCTTGCTGCAGCAGTTGCAGGATCTTCTCGCCCGCTTCCGACGACTCGCCCAGGGCGGTGGCGCCGGGCTTGCGCAGCGTCACATCTATTTTGTTATCCGGCCGGATCGTTTTTACATAGCCTACTAGCTTATCGCCAAGTTGCAGGTCCCGGAATACCTCATTTTTATAGAGGATGCCCATGTAGGCGTTGTTAATGATCACTTTGATGCCGATCTCGGTAAAGCCAGCTACCAGCAGCTGCACTTCCTCGTTCTCTTTTAGCTGGCTGTCTTCGTTATGTAAATACTTTCCCAGCTTCGAGGTGGCCACTACCCGGTCGGTTGTCTCGTCGAGGTATACATAGACGCAATACTTCTGGCCTACCTGCATTTTGTTTTTCTGGTTGTGCAGCGGCACGAGCAGGTCTTTTTCCAATCCCCAGTCCAGGAACGCGCCAAAAGGAGCGGTGTCGCGGCAGGTGAGGCAGGCAAACTCGCGCACGGTAGCCAGCGGCGTCAGGTTGGTGGCAATTACGCGGTCTTCGGAGTCACGGTACACAAACACCCGCACAAAGTCGCCTACTTTGGCACCCTCCGGCACATATTTGGCAGGCAACAGGATATCGCCGTCTTCAGAAGTGAGGTAAACGCCAAAGTCTACTTCCCGTGCGATCTCCAGTTCGTTGTAATTGCCTAAATCTACCATTGCTGTAAGTATAATATCTGTTAAGGGTGCCCTACAAATCTACTAAAAAGCGCGCGTGGTTAAAAATTGCGGCAACAGATAAAAAAGCGGCCAGCATTATATTTATCGGAAAGTACAACCCGCAGCAGGCGATTAACAGGATCGGGCTTACCTTTGAGCAGGTATAAACGTTTGCGCCTAT from Pontibacter liquoris includes the following:
- a CDS encoding PQQ-dependent sugar dehydrogenase, which translates into the protein MKKHSGLILSFITMMVVSVGCSSNDTSNKEEATANKEEVTKTGPTENQQAETEEPAVSLPSGPVDKDLERIKLPAGFRIDYYAKDVENARSMAMSPSGILFVGTRSNDKVFAVIDKDKDGKADEVVVVASGLNTPNGVALKDGDLYVAEINRILRYRDIENTFRNKPKFEVVNDKFPSDEHHGWKYIAFGPDGKLYVPVGAPCNICKSEKPIYASITRMNADGTGLEVYAAGVRNSVGMDWNPATKALYFTDNGRDMLGDNTPPDELNRATEKGQNFGYPYCHAGTISDPEFGKEHDCSEFVKPVRTLSPHGASLGLKFYTGNMFPAEYKNQIFIAEHGSWNRSQKIGYRLMLARQDANGNVTSYEPFAQGWLEGQKEWGRPVDVLVMKDGSLLVSDDANNAIYRITYSK
- the cmk gene encoding (d)CMP kinase; its protein translation is MKKIVIALDGHSSCGKSTTAKRVAAELGYAYIDTGAMYRAVTLYFLQNHVSLTNPKEINDALQHIDISFHYNPKNGRNETYLNGLNVEDEIRKMYISNQVSEVSVVPEVRHAMVAQQQKMGRKRGVVMDGRDIGTAVFPDAEVKIYMTADVDTRARRRQMELLEKSQLVNLEEIRANLQKRDHIDSTRKESPLRRAEDADLLDTSYMTVDEQVDFVLQKVASKILEEAHAVKRNEA
- a CDS encoding alpha/beta fold hydrolase, whose product is MPYLLHNRSKLHYRVIGHGSRVLLAFHGYGQSSAYYQPMEKALGSEYTIYAFDLFFHGHSQLHKHTTPLTKDLLQAFITHFLDKYKVERFSVMAFSMGGKFALTLAERMPERLEELFLIAPDGISTSFWYNIATYPGWLQQLFKRTVLKPAPFFTLLQVLGKYNLVHKSLVRFARFQMDTTPKRLRIYRSWIGFRNLSFDIRNIVAQLNRHQVPVTMFLGEFDQVISPRRVGVFVKALTHGKLVLLKTGHTHLLQEVAELLHRKRSGNN
- the rimK gene encoding 30S ribosomal protein S6--L-glutamate ligase; protein product: MKIAILSRNPKLYSTRRLVEAAEQRGHQAIVLDHLRCDLVIEQGDPHILYKGERLTGVDVIIPRIGASVTFYGTAVVRQFEMMKIKSAVDSQAIVRSRDKLRSFQILGRAKLGMPKTAFTNYSKNTSELVREVGGAPLVIKLLEGTQGLGVVLAETQKAAESVIEAFHNLKARIIVQEFISEAGGADIRAFVVNGEVVGAMKRQGKEGEFRSNLHRGGKAMLIKLTRQEKAAALLAAKSLGLGIAGVDMLQSKRGPLILEVNSSPGLEGIEKATQKDIAAKIIQYVEGLAQRKSKKSVQE
- a CDS encoding DUF502 domain-containing protein, with the protein product MKRLFRYFLNGLLIMAPITITIWIVVAVIDWLDSLFALGIPGLGILLMVLLLTLVGFIGSSFFVKPFFIIMERMLTKVPLVSIIYTSIKDLFDAFVGDNQKFNKPVLVKMAEDSDNLKLGFVTQDALTSIMIEDRVAVYFPHSYNFSGELFLIPARNVTYLDLPSSEVMKFIVSGGVSKL
- a CDS encoding 4-hydroxy-3-methylbut-2-enyl diphosphate reductase; its protein translation is MNITIDKNSGYCFGVEFAIQMAEDEMETCDELYCLGDIVHNGMEVQRLYEKGLRIIDRQQLEELHDCKVLIRAHGEPPETYRVALENNIELIDASCPVVLKLQNRVKHAFDSKRNDNGQIVIYGQVGHAEVIGLAGQTRDEAIIVTTEADLDKIDFKRPVTLFSQTTKSTKGFYHIKALIEERIRQANQDSTLPDFDANDSICRQVSNREPQLARFATEHDVLVFVSGKKSSNGKALYSVCKQHNPNSYFIENEEELERAWFANAQSVGICGATSTPMWLMEQVARGIAAFDTAAVQ
- a CDS encoding ATP-dependent zinc protease family protein, which produces MKEENSKKSKPVRKVIGRRELVSFPELDIDEIEAKIDTGAYTSAIHCSDIQEEVLADGTRIISLDLLDPSHPQYNHKRLHFAEYNLRAIKSSFGEVQERFVIRTRIKFFEEEIEAEFSLSDRSDMKYPVLIGRKLLRGRFVVDVARKNVARKYKIKQKKK
- a CDS encoding succinylglutamate desuccinylase/aspartoacylase family protein, giving the protein MPETIVINGKSIDRGEKVLTKLVISKLPSGTVIEIPVYVFRSVHDGPVVLLMAGMHGDEVNGTEIIRRMLSKKMLYPLKGTIIAIPILNIYGFLNFSREVPDGKDVNRSFPGNRDGSLASRVAHRFMKEIMPYVDYGLDFHTGGSSRANYPQIRCVLNDFKNEELARAFAPPFILNAAYRQGSLRKEAAKLNKPILVYETGESLRFDENGIALGIEGTCRVLHHLGMTANRATPLGPPVMCMKDLWLRAKNAGLWRSFVPLGGYVKKNQYIGSITDPYGEMEVRLNAPATGYVVGLQNMPVVNQGDALMHIAF